From a single Candoia aspera isolate rCanAsp1 chromosome 2, rCanAsp1.hap2, whole genome shotgun sequence genomic region:
- the GPX3 gene encoding glutathione peroxidase 3 — MKGRLKGAWILSMLLAGLFQPNLGQEQQRILTGLDIPHQHEDTKSCLHVPLPRPTQDPAKVACYDSIQGTIYDYGALTLTDEYIPFRNYMGKFVLFVNVATYUGLTSQYLELNALQTALGNDRLVILGFPCNQFGKQEPGQNSEILPGLKYVRPGGGFVPNFQIFQKGNVNGENEQRIYTFLKNSCPPVVESFGDPAKLFWSPLKIHDIKWNFEKFLVGPNGKPLIRWFHRTNVATVKNDILRYMRKNNMDG; from the exons ATGAAGGGCAGACTTAAAGGTGCATGGATCCTCTCCATGCTCTTGGCTGGCTTATTTCAGCCCAACTTGGGACAGGAACAACAGAGG ATTTTGACAGGTCTCGATATACCTCACCAACATGAGGATACAAAATCCTGTTTGCATGTTCCTCTTCCTCGACCGACCCAAGATCCAGCCAAG GTAGCCTGCTATGACTCAATTCAAGGAACAATCTATGATTATGGGGCTCTCACTTTAACTGATGAATACATCCCTTTCCGGAATTATATGGGGAAGTTTGTCCTCTTTGTAAATGTGGCCACCTACTGAGGACTCACATCACAATACCTTG AACTGAATGCACTACAAACTGCACTGGGAAATGACCGACTCGTTATCCTAGGCTTCCCATGCAATCAATTTGGAAAACAAGAACCTGGACAGAACTCTGAAATCCTTCCAGGACTAAA ATATGTCAGACCTGGGGGAGGCTTCGTCCCCAATTTCCAGATCTTTCAGAAAGGCAACGTAAATGGGGAGAATGAACAGAGAATTTACACCTTCCTGAAG AACTCCTGTCCACCTGTTGTGGAAAGCTTTGGTGACCCTGCAAAACTCTTCTGGTCACCTCTGAAGATCCATGACATTAAGTGGAACTTTGAGAAATTTTTGGTTGGTCCTAATGGAAAGCCCTTGATAAGGTGGTTTCACCGGACAAATGTTGCCACTGTGAAGAATGATATTCTAAGATACATGAGGAAAAACAACATGGATGGATAG